A region of Allocoleopsis franciscana PCC 7113 DNA encodes the following proteins:
- a CDS encoding leucine-rich repeat domain-containing protein → MKLTSAIVLTFSLWVFSSWGWGVTQAAEPSLGSSFKEWCQKRTSLSAEARKTVEVLLEEAGTSDCELAAKDLSSRTELSLPEAPITDLRPLAGLTNLKELFLTLNEITDVSPLARLTNLEKLFLSQNPIADVTPLAGLTNLTELDLHGNKITDVSPLARLINLKDLRLNNNQITDVSPLARLTNLWVLYLSYNQITDISPLAELTNLRLLNLTGNPLAEQTCPLSARRTVCDFEKEPWVH, encoded by the coding sequence ATGAAACTGACTAGCGCAATTGTTCTGACGTTCAGCTTATGGGTGTTCAGTAGCTGGGGATGGGGAGTTACTCAAGCTGCCGAACCTAGTCTAGGAAGTTCTTTTAAAGAGTGGTGTCAAAAGCGAACCAGTTTGTCAGCCGAGGCCAGAAAAACAGTAGAAGTGCTGTTAGAAGAAGCAGGCACAAGCGATTGTGAACTCGCTGCCAAGGATCTGTCAAGTCGTACTGAGCTTTCCCTCCCGGAAGCCCCAATTACAGATCTCAGACCTCTGGCGGGACTCACAAATCTGAAGGAGCTATTCCTAACCCTCAACGAAATTACAGATGTCAGCCCTTTAGCAAGACTCACAAATCTGGAGAAGCTTTTCCTCAGCCAAAATCCAATTGCAGATGTAACGCCTCTGGCAGGACTCACAAACCTGACCGAGCTTGACCTCCACGGCAATAAAATCACAGATGTCAGCCCTCTAGCAAGACTCATAAATCTGAAGGATCTTCGCCTCAACAACAACCAAATTACAGATGTCAGCCCTCTAGCAAGACTCACAAATTTGTGGGTGCTTTACCTCAGCTACAACCAAATCACAGATATCAGTCCTCTAGCAGAACTTACCAATTTGAGGTTGCTTAACCTTACAGGCAATCCGCTCGCAGAGCAAACTTGCCCACTTTCTGCTCGTCGAACGGTTTGCGATTTTGAGAAGGAACCGTGGGTACACTAA
- a CDS encoding leucine-rich repeat domain-containing protein, with protein sequence MKSTSAVALILGMWVFSSWGWGVTQAAEPSQGSSFEEWCQKKASLSAQRQKTVEVLLEEAGTSDCELAAKNLSSGTEMYLISRQITDLTPLAGFTNLEVLILDSNQITDVTPLARLTNLKDLTLAGSQITDLTPLAGLTKLEVLYLESNQIKDINPLAGLANLKTLQLMYNQIADLTPLAGLKNLEALHLSGNQITDITPLGGLKNLKVLNLDNNQITDITPLAGLANLDSLYVPGNPITQRTCPITDRNVCQF encoded by the coding sequence ATGAAATCGACTAGTGCAGTGGCTCTGATACTTGGTATGTGGGTGTTCAGTAGCTGGGGATGGGGAGTTACTCAAGCTGCCGAACCTAGTCAAGGGAGTTCTTTTGAAGAATGGTGTCAAAAGAAAGCAAGTTTGTCAGCCCAGCGTCAAAAAACAGTAGAGGTGCTGTTAGAAGAAGCAGGCACAAGCGATTGTGAACTCGCTGCAAAAAATCTGTCTAGTGGTACGGAAATGTACCTGATAAGTCGGCAAATCACAGATTTAACCCCTCTGGCAGGGTTCACAAATCTGGAGGTGCTTATCCTAGATAGCAACCAAATCACAGATGTAACGCCTCTAGCAAGACTTACAAATCTGAAAGATCTTACCCTTGCAGGCAGCCAAATCACAGATTTAACACCTCTGGCAGGACTGACAAAACTGGAGGTGCTTTATTTAGAAAGTAACCAAATCAAAGATATTAATCCTCTAGCGGGACTTGCAAACTTGAAGACGCTTCAACTCATGTACAACCAAATTGCAGATCTCACTCCTCTAGCAGGACTCAAAAACCTGGAGGCGCTTCACCTCAGTGGCAACCAAATCACAGATATAACGCCTCTAGGGGGACTCAAAAACCTGAAGGTACTTAACCTCGACAATAACCAAATCACAGATATCACTCCTCTAGCGGGACTCGCAAACCTGGATTCGCTTTACGTTCCAGGCAATCCAATCACACAGCGAACTTGCCCCATTACTGACCGAAATGTTTGCCAGTTTTAA
- a CDS encoding GUN4 domain-containing protein: MNRKIALGLVVIVIALIGIGIANKEVRCSIGLQSESCLSSTSFNIPTTGSEASEVGADYTKLANLLAKQRLKAADRETSDKLFWLAKGNPNEYLPKGNMKMIPCKDLRTINSLWLAYSSGKYGFSVQQKLYEQIYKEVSRQPKILSYNVESEVYNRFARRVDWTVRDDARLNYDPLIINPRGREGHLPVTYIKLGVPESCRSDYPAWLSILTLQWCLLGMHWSGAAPEVSQEVFSRIESCKL; the protein is encoded by the coding sequence ATGAATAGAAAAATTGCTCTGGGGCTTGTGGTTATTGTGATCGCCCTGATAGGAATTGGTATTGCCAATAAAGAAGTCAGGTGTTCTATCGGCCTGCAATCTGAATCTTGTCTTTCATCAACTTCATTCAATATCCCTACTACTGGCTCTGAAGCATCGGAAGTAGGAGCCGACTACACCAAACTAGCCAATCTACTGGCAAAGCAAAGACTTAAAGCCGCTGATCGAGAAACAAGCGATAAACTTTTTTGGCTTGCAAAAGGAAACCCTAATGAATACCTCCCCAAAGGAAATATGAAAATGATTCCCTGCAAAGACCTCCGCACAATTAACAGTTTGTGGTTAGCTTATAGTAGCGGAAAGTATGGATTTAGCGTTCAACAGAAACTCTACGAACAGATATATAAAGAGGTGAGCCGTCAACCCAAGATACTATCATATAATGTTGAATCGGAAGTATATAATCGCTTTGCTCGTCGCGTAGATTGGACTGTCAGAGACGATGCACGATTGAATTATGACCCGCTAATTATTAATCCGCGTGGAAGAGAAGGACACCTTCCGGTAACTTACATAAAACTGGGAGTGCCAGAATCTTGTCGTTCCGATTATCCTGCATGGTTAAGCATACTCACACTTCAATGGTGTCTTTTAGGTATGCATTGGTCAGGTGCAGCTCCTGAAGTCAGTCAAGAAGTATTCTCTCGTATCGAAAGCTGCAAGCTATAG
- a CDS encoding CHAT domain-containing protein, producing MHLRLGNLNLATATLLLSLTSPLLPLGNIELFTAPAQTTQDRKAVADQLLQEGERLNVNDNHEEALAKFEQALLIYQEIGDKAGVGVTLHNIGYVYYSKQEYPQSLAYFQQALSIQQELGNVVWEEINLKMIRRIYDDQGTQLFERSQYREALEKFQQVLVIQKQLRELGKPELEAVTLNKIALTYTYLGEYELALESYQKALVADDELRFLEDEWVILINMGELYQKLGQYELALKSYQEALELAKTPQADLDSSGNIGLEVRSLNAIGAIHYRLGQYELALDFHEKALALLKTIEKKTDTKALGASTLNGMGLVYLKIEKPESALEFLQQAFALIKPLGNKPSEWAILNNIGKAYYELGNYESAWDLYQQALVIAQEIGNQEGVGHALKNIGYLLEKQNQPELAIVFFKQSVNAREALRNNIKGLPSEFQQSYTETIAEDYRHLADLLLQQNRILEAQRVLDLLKVQELEDYLRDVRGSDNTAQGVAERPPERQIREGSEAIMNQAIALGKELAQIESIPISDRTQTQKQRILELRKIEQEITQQFNEFIVSPQVKEWVTQLKQSTRGQTVDLDAYATTLQDNLKKLQQDAVILYPLILPERLELVLITPDTPPLRYTVPVKREEFNQAIVEFRSALTAPIHDAKVPARKLYDWLIKPLENDLVQAKTKTIIYAPDGQLRYIPLAALHDGNQWLVQRFRINNITAVSLTELNTKPPSQLQVLAAAFTQGNYSFNVGNERFNFSGLPYAGREVESLGQTVPNTTKLLDQQFNRDTVLQMNDYSIVHLATHAAFVAGQPEESFILFGNGDRVTLRDVKKWRLPNVDLVVLSACETGLGDKLGDGKEILGFGYQMQQTSARAAIASLWKVSDGGTQALMDAFYAALQNDKMTKAEALRQSQIALITGDYQALGEQRGLGVAQRIKNNLPSQVSDRLSHPYYWAPFILIGNGL from the coding sequence ATGCATCTGCGTCTTGGAAATCTCAACCTTGCCACTGCTACTCTACTGCTTTCTCTAACATCTCCCCTGTTGCCACTAGGTAACATTGAGCTTTTTACCGCACCGGCACAAACAACTCAAGATAGGAAAGCTGTAGCCGATCAACTGTTGCAAGAAGGTGAACGTCTGAATGTTAACGATAACCATGAAGAAGCACTAGCAAAATTTGAGCAAGCCTTATTGATCTATCAGGAAATAGGTGACAAGGCAGGTGTCGGGGTAACCCTCCACAACATTGGATATGTTTATTACAGCAAGCAAGAGTATCCACAATCGTTAGCTTATTTCCAGCAAGCTTTGTCCATTCAACAGGAACTTGGCAATGTTGTTTGGGAAGAAATCAACCTCAAGATGATCCGGAGAATTTACGACGATCAAGGTACTCAGCTTTTCGAGCGCAGTCAATATCGAGAAGCCCTGGAGAAGTTTCAGCAAGTCCTGGTTATTCAGAAGCAACTGCGTGAGCTAGGTAAGCCGGAATTAGAAGCAGTCACTCTCAACAAAATTGCGTTAACTTACACCTATCTAGGAGAGTATGAACTAGCCTTGGAGTCCTATCAAAAAGCCTTAGTAGCGGACGATGAATTACGTTTTCTAGAGGATGAATGGGTAATCTTGATCAACATGGGAGAGCTTTACCAGAAGCTAGGACAATATGAACTAGCCTTGAAGTCTTATCAAGAAGCCTTAGAACTCGCTAAAACCCCCCAAGCTGACTTGGATAGCAGTGGAAACATCGGATTGGAAGTGAGAAGTCTCAACGCGATTGGGGCGATTCACTACAGATTAGGACAATACGAATTAGCCTTAGATTTCCATGAGAAAGCCTTGGCACTTCTCAAGACAATTGAGAAAAAAACAGACACAAAAGCCCTGGGAGCATCAACACTCAATGGTATGGGGCTTGTTTACCTTAAGATAGAAAAGCCTGAATCAGCGTTGGAGTTCTTGCAGCAGGCTTTCGCTCTGATCAAACCACTCGGTAATAAGCCATCAGAATGGGCAATTCTTAATAATATTGGAAAAGCTTACTATGAGTTAGGGAACTATGAATCAGCTTGGGATTTATATCAGCAAGCCTTGGTGATTGCTCAGGAAATTGGCAACCAGGAAGGTGTAGGACACGCTCTCAAAAATATTGGTTATTTACTAGAAAAGCAAAACCAACCCGAATTAGCCATTGTGTTCTTCAAGCAATCTGTCAATGCCAGAGAAGCACTTCGGAATAACATCAAGGGGCTTCCCTCAGAATTTCAGCAATCCTACACCGAAACTATTGCTGAAGATTATCGCCATTTAGCCGATCTTCTCCTCCAACAAAACCGCATCCTCGAAGCCCAACGAGTCCTGGATTTACTCAAAGTGCAGGAACTTGAAGACTATTTGCGCGATGTCCGAGGCAGCGATAATACGGCTCAAGGTGTTGCTGAACGCCCTCCAGAACGGCAAATTCGAGAAGGGAGCGAGGCAATTATGAATCAAGCGATCGCCCTCGGCAAAGAACTTGCCCAAATCGAAAGTATTCCCATTTCCGACAGAACGCAAACCCAAAAACAGCGTATCCTCGAACTGAGAAAAATAGAGCAGGAAATTACCCAACAGTTCAATGAATTTATAGTAAGCCCACAAGTAAAAGAATGGGTAACACAACTCAAGCAATCCACAAGAGGGCAGACTGTGGACTTGGATGCCTATGCCACAACCTTACAAGACAACCTAAAAAAACTTCAGCAAGATGCCGTCATTCTTTATCCTTTGATACTGCCCGAGCGCTTGGAACTCGTGTTAATCACTCCTGATACACCTCCACTACGCTATACCGTTCCTGTCAAACGAGAAGAATTCAACCAAGCCATTGTTGAATTTCGTTCAGCGTTAACAGCACCTATCCATGACGCCAAAGTTCCCGCTCGAAAGCTCTACGATTGGTTAATCAAACCCCTAGAAAATGACTTAGTTCAAGCCAAAACCAAAACCATCATCTACGCCCCTGATGGACAACTGCGTTACATCCCACTTGCTGCCCTCCATGACGGCAATCAATGGCTAGTCCAACGCTTCCGTATTAATAATATAACTGCCGTCAGTTTGACCGAACTCAACACTAAACCGCCGAGTCAGTTGCAAGTGTTAGCAGCGGCTTTCACTCAAGGTAACTATAGCTTTAATGTGGGCAACGAACGGTTTAACTTCTCCGGATTACCTTATGCGGGTCGTGAAGTGGAAAGTCTGGGTCAAACCGTTCCTAATACAACCAAATTATTAGACCAGCAATTTAATCGAGATACTGTTTTGCAGATGAATGATTATTCCATTGTGCATCTAGCAACTCATGCAGCTTTTGTTGCCGGACAACCAGAAGAGTCATTTATTCTGTTTGGGAATGGCGATCGCGTAACCCTCCGAGATGTGAAAAAGTGGCGTCTGCCGAATGTAGATTTGGTTGTACTTTCAGCCTGTGAAACGGGATTAGGAGATAAGTTGGGGGACGGCAAAGAAATTCTCGGTTTTGGTTACCAGATGCAACAAACTTCAGCTAGGGCTGCGATCGCGTCTTTGTGGAAAGTTAGTGATGGTGGTACCCAAGCCTTGATGGATGCCTTCTATGCTGCCTTGCAGAATGACAAAATGACCAAAGCCGAAGCATTGCGACAATCACAAATTGCTCTGATCACAGGCGACTATCAAGCCTTGGGTGAACAGCGAGGACTAGGAGTAGCACAACGGATTAAGAATAATCTGCCATCACAGGTGAGCGATCGCCTCAGCCATCCCTACTACTGGGCACCCTTCATTTTGATCGGC